The following are encoded together in the Variovorax sp. PBS-H4 genome:
- a CDS encoding uroporphyrinogen-III C-methyltransferase yields MSDASVLNESLQEPVARAPVPAQLQAAPLPAATLSKILLGLLAASAVLALATVLVLWQKVSGMQEQLARQSADAMAQSLEARTLARQAQETVRDTAARLALNETRVAEVALQRSQLEELMQSLSRSRDENLVVDIEAAVRLALQQAEVTGNVQPLLAALKAGDLRIARAAQPRLAPLQRAMQRDIDRLQAGATAESGETLRKLDDLVRMVDGLPPLNAVATPGAGLNPWQAEPMPNDAPWWQRVLLMVRNEARSLLRVGRIDRPEAVLLSPDQTFFLRENLKLQLLNARLALLSRQFDTARNELATVSASLNRYFDPASRRVQAAATLLQQLQAQIKTSEPPRIDETLAALTTAAAGR; encoded by the coding sequence ATGAGCGACGCCTCCGTCTTGAACGAAAGCCTGCAGGAACCGGTGGCGCGCGCCCCAGTGCCGGCGCAGCTTCAGGCGGCACCGCTCCCCGCAGCCACGCTCTCGAAGATTCTGCTTGGACTCCTGGCCGCGTCCGCGGTGCTGGCGCTGGCGACGGTACTGGTGCTCTGGCAGAAGGTCAGCGGGATGCAGGAGCAACTGGCCCGGCAGAGCGCCGACGCCATGGCGCAGTCCCTGGAGGCCCGTACCCTGGCGCGGCAGGCGCAGGAGACGGTGCGAGACACGGCGGCTCGCCTGGCCCTCAACGAGACCCGTGTCGCCGAAGTGGCGCTGCAGCGTTCGCAGCTCGAGGAGCTGATGCAGAGCCTGTCGCGCTCGCGCGACGAGAACCTGGTGGTCGACATCGAGGCCGCAGTCCGCCTTGCGCTGCAGCAGGCCGAGGTCACGGGCAACGTGCAGCCGCTGCTGGCCGCCCTCAAGGCCGGTGACCTGCGCATCGCACGCGCCGCGCAGCCGCGGCTGGCGCCTCTGCAGCGCGCGATGCAGCGCGACATCGATCGTCTGCAGGCCGGCGCCACCGCCGAAAGCGGCGAGACACTGCGCAAGCTCGACGACCTGGTGCGCATGGTGGATGGGCTGCCGCCGCTCAACGCGGTGGCCACGCCCGGCGCCGGCCTCAACCCCTGGCAAGCCGAGCCGATGCCGAACGATGCGCCATGGTGGCAGCGTGTCCTGCTGATGGTGCGCAACGAGGCACGCTCGCTGCTGCGCGTGGGCCGCATCGACCGACCCGAGGCCGTGCTGCTGTCGCCCGACCAGACCTTCTTCTTGCGCGAGAACCTGAAGCTGCAACTGCTCAACGCGCGACTGGCCCTCCTGTCCCGGCAATTCGACACTGCGCGCAATGAGTTGGCCACCGTGTCGGCCTCCCTCAACCGCTACTTCGATCCGGCCTCGCGTCGCGTGCAGGCGGCCGCCACGCTGTTGCAGCAGTTGCAGGCCCAGATCAAGACCAGCGAGCCGCCGCGCATCGACGAGACGCTGGCCGCGCTCACCACGGCTGCGGCGGGGCGATAG
- a CDS encoding uroporphyrinogen-III synthase, giving the protein MPAQKVIVTRPAREAARWVAALRAAGLDAQPLPLVEIAPVTDTKDLQMARQRLGDYAALMFVSASAAEHFFDGAHAIAANLHARCWATGPGTVRALQQAGVPATAIDAPGEDAEQFDSEALWAEVQAQVSPGARVLIVRGGDAAGQPAGRAWLAHEIVAAGGACDVVVAYRRIAPPFDVAARALAAEGARGEATWLFSSAEAIARLRAAMPGTAWTSARVVATHPRIAEAARAAGFGTVRVSSPVLDALVASIESFA; this is encoded by the coding sequence ATGCCGGCGCAGAAAGTGATCGTCACGCGCCCGGCTCGCGAGGCGGCGCGCTGGGTCGCCGCCCTGCGCGCCGCCGGGCTGGATGCACAACCCCTGCCACTCGTCGAGATTGCTCCGGTGACCGATACCAAGGACCTTCAAATGGCGCGGCAGCGCTTGGGCGACTATGCCGCCCTGATGTTCGTGAGCGCCTCGGCGGCCGAGCATTTCTTCGACGGTGCCCATGCCATCGCTGCCAACCTGCATGCGCGCTGCTGGGCCACCGGTCCTGGTACCGTACGCGCCCTGCAGCAGGCCGGCGTTCCTGCCACCGCCATCGATGCGCCGGGCGAGGACGCTGAGCAGTTCGACTCGGAGGCGCTGTGGGCAGAGGTCCAGGCGCAGGTCAGCCCGGGCGCACGTGTGCTGATCGTGCGCGGCGGCGATGCAGCGGGGCAGCCCGCCGGACGCGCCTGGCTGGCGCACGAGATCGTCGCGGCTGGTGGCGCATGCGACGTTGTCGTCGCCTACCGTCGTATCGCTCCACCCTTCGACGTGGCCGCGCGGGCACTGGCTGCGGAGGGTGCGCGCGGCGAGGCGACCTGGCTCTTCAGCAGCGCCGAGGCCATCGCCCGTCTGCGCGCCGCGATGCCCGGCACGGCATGGACGTCCGCGCGGGTGGTTGCCACCCATCCGCGCATCGCGGAAGCCGCGCGGGCCGCGGGTTTCGGGACAGTGCGCGTCTCTTCCCCGGTGCTGGACGCGCTGGTCGCGTCGATAGAATCCTTCGCATGA
- the hemC gene encoding hydroxymethylbilane synthase translates to MLAFPRSPTATETVPLSNIVIATRESRLALWQAEHVQSLLRQRGHAVSLLGMTTRGDQILDRSLSKVGGKGLFVKELELALEEGHADIAVHSLKDVPMDLPEGFALACVLQREDPRDALVSPRYASLEALPQGAVIGTSSLRRVVLLRSLRPDLRIEPLRGNLDTRLRKLDDGQYDAIVLAAAGLKRLGLEHRIRAVFEPEVMLPAAGQGALGIEVRADRTDLLALLAPLASQRDQLATAAERAVSRAMGGSCSMPLAAHARWQDGDRLRIDAAWGDPEGAAQLVQVHAQAEVTDPAQAVALGDGAARLLRQAGAH, encoded by the coding sequence ATGCTAGCATTCCCAAGGTCCCCCACAGCAACGGAAACGGTCCCCTTGAGCAACATCGTGATCGCCACGCGCGAGAGTCGCCTGGCCCTTTGGCAGGCCGAGCATGTGCAATCCCTGCTTCGGCAAAGAGGTCACGCAGTCAGCCTGCTCGGCATGACCACGCGCGGCGACCAGATCCTCGACCGCTCGCTCTCCAAGGTCGGTGGCAAGGGCCTCTTCGTGAAGGAGCTCGAGCTGGCGCTCGAAGAGGGCCATGCCGACATCGCGGTGCACTCGCTCAAGGACGTGCCCATGGATCTGCCCGAAGGGTTCGCGCTGGCCTGCGTGCTGCAGCGCGAGGACCCGCGAGATGCGCTGGTGTCCCCGCGCTACGCGTCGCTCGAGGCTTTGCCGCAGGGGGCCGTGATCGGCACCTCCAGCCTTCGGCGCGTGGTCCTGCTGCGCTCGCTGCGTCCCGATCTGCGCATCGAGCCCTTGCGCGGCAACCTGGACACCCGGCTGCGCAAGCTCGACGACGGGCAATACGACGCGATTGTGCTGGCGGCTGCCGGCCTCAAGCGACTGGGCCTCGAACATCGCATCCGCGCCGTCTTCGAACCCGAGGTCATGCTGCCGGCCGCTGGGCAGGGCGCGCTGGGGATCGAAGTGCGCGCCGACCGCACCGACCTGCTAGCGCTGCTGGCGCCGCTCGCCAGCCAGCGCGACCAGCTGGCCACTGCTGCCGAGCGGGCTGTCAGCCGTGCCATGGGCGGCAGCTGTTCGATGCCGCTGGCTGCCCACGCGCGCTGGCAGGACGGCGATCGTCTGCGCATCGATGCGGCCTGGGGCGATCCGGAGGGCGCCGCGCAGTTGGTCCAGGTTCACGCGCAGGCCGAGGTCACCGATCCCGCGCAGGCGGTCGCGCTCGGCGACGGCGCCGCCCGCCTGCTGCGCCAGGCGGGCGCGCACTGA
- the ppc gene encoding phosphoenolpyruvate carboxylase, whose protein sequence is MKSNPSPASATRRRNSDEQLLIDDIRLLGRILGDVIREQEGEEAFALVEKIRTLSVAFRRDADHAADRALKNLLKGLSAAETVRVIRAFTYFSHLANLAEDRHQIRRRTETERTGESAAGSLEMALARIRKAGITPAAVVESLAHSYVSPVLTAHPTEVQRKSILDAERAIAQLLTERDDIKLRQQCFAGTRDMLTPIALGENEGRMRARVLQLWQTRLLRFSKLTVADEIENALSYYEATFLREIPRVYAELEKALGRSDIAPFLRMGQWIGGDRDGNPNVTAESLEYAMRRQAELALRYYLTEVHYLGSELSLSATLVDVSVEMQALAERSPDHNEHRQDEPYRRALTGIYSRLAATLRELTGGEAARHAVAPQNPYQRAEDFLADLRTIAQSLLDKHGAALVGQRLGPLIRAVEVFGFHLATVDLRQSSDKHEAVVAELLATARIEPDYAALAEEAKQALLLRLLDDARPLRVPDAGYSPLAQSELAIFAAARRARTRYGAAAIRHYIISHTETVSDLLEALLLQKEAGLLRGTLSHGVPPSPAPNKRAPAGGGQPGAEIGNATCDLIVVPLFETIEDLRNAAPIVRAFYALPGIQALIARSGAEQDVMLGYSDSNKDGGIFTSNWELYRAGTALVALFDELNKKAGTSIRLRMFHGRGGTVGRGGGPSYQAILAQPPGTVRGQIRLTEQGEVIGSKYANREIGRRNLETLVAATLEATLLPSAKAAPPAFLAAADELSAASMAAYRALVYETPGFGDYFFSATPIREIAELNIGSRPASRNPSRRIEDLRAVPWSFSWGQCRLTLPGWYGFGSAIERFLAAAGSATARKERQALLQRMVAQWPFFSTLLSNMDMVLAKSDLALATRYAELVEDRKLRQKVFSMIEAEWHRTSDALALITGAKQRLEGNIEMQRSIRHRFPYIDPLHHLQVELMRRWRAGQQDDERLQRGIHMSINGVAAGLRNTG, encoded by the coding sequence ATGAAAAGCAACCCCAGCCCCGCTTCCGCCACGAGGCGCCGCAACAGCGACGAACAACTGCTGATCGACGACATCCGCCTGCTCGGACGCATCCTCGGCGATGTGATCCGCGAGCAGGAGGGCGAGGAGGCCTTCGCGCTGGTGGAGAAGATCCGCACCCTGTCCGTCGCCTTCCGGCGCGACGCCGATCATGCAGCCGACCGCGCGCTCAAGAATCTCCTCAAGGGACTCAGCGCCGCCGAGACGGTGCGCGTGATCCGGGCGTTCACCTACTTCAGCCACTTGGCGAACCTGGCCGAGGACCGGCACCAGATCCGCCGCCGTACCGAGACCGAGCGTACGGGCGAGAGCGCCGCCGGCAGCCTGGAGATGGCGCTCGCGCGCATCCGCAAGGCGGGCATCACGCCGGCAGCGGTCGTGGAGTCGCTGGCCCACAGCTACGTGTCGCCGGTGCTCACAGCCCATCCAACCGAAGTGCAGCGCAAGAGCATCCTCGATGCGGAGCGTGCCATCGCGCAGCTGCTGACCGAGCGCGACGACATCAAGCTGCGCCAGCAGTGCTTCGCCGGCACCCGGGACATGCTGACGCCCATCGCGTTGGGCGAGAACGAAGGCCGCATGCGCGCACGCGTGCTCCAGCTCTGGCAGACGCGGCTGCTGCGCTTCTCCAAGCTCACGGTAGCCGACGAGATCGAGAATGCACTCAGCTATTACGAGGCCACCTTCCTGCGCGAGATCCCTCGTGTCTACGCCGAGCTCGAAAAGGCGTTGGGCCGCAGCGACATTGCGCCTTTCCTGCGCATGGGCCAATGGATCGGCGGGGACCGCGACGGCAATCCCAACGTGACGGCCGAAAGCCTCGAGTACGCGATGCGCCGCCAGGCCGAGCTGGCGCTGCGCTACTACCTGACAGAGGTGCACTACCTCGGCAGCGAGCTGTCGCTGTCTGCCACGCTGGTGGACGTGTCGGTGGAGATGCAGGCGCTCGCAGAGCGCTCGCCCGACCACAACGAGCACCGCCAGGACGAGCCCTACCGGCGGGCGCTCACCGGCATCTACTCGCGCCTTGCCGCCACGCTGCGGGAGCTGACCGGCGGCGAGGCCGCGCGCCACGCGGTCGCGCCGCAGAATCCTTATCAACGTGCCGAGGATTTCCTGGCAGACCTGCGCACCATCGCGCAATCGCTGCTCGACAAGCACGGCGCTGCGCTGGTGGGCCAGCGCCTCGGGCCTCTGATCCGCGCCGTCGAGGTGTTCGGATTTCATCTCGCGACAGTGGATCTGCGCCAGAGCTCCGACAAGCACGAGGCCGTGGTTGCCGAACTGCTCGCCACGGCGCGCATCGAGCCCGACTACGCGGCGCTGGCCGAGGAAGCGAAGCAAGCGTTGCTGTTGCGCCTGCTGGACGACGCGCGCCCGCTGCGCGTGCCGGACGCCGGCTACTCGCCGCTTGCGCAGAGCGAGCTCGCGATCTTCGCAGCAGCGCGCCGGGCTCGCACACGCTACGGCGCGGCGGCGATCCGCCACTACATCATCAGCCATACCGAGACGGTCAGTGATCTGCTCGAGGCGCTGTTGCTGCAGAAGGAAGCAGGGCTGCTGCGCGGGACCTTGAGCCATGGCGTCCCGCCCTCGCCAGCTCCGAACAAGCGGGCGCCTGCCGGCGGAGGGCAGCCCGGCGCCGAAATCGGCAACGCCACCTGCGACCTGATCGTCGTGCCGCTGTTCGAAACCATCGAGGACCTGCGCAATGCCGCGCCCATCGTGCGCGCCTTCTACGCCTTGCCCGGCATCCAGGCACTGATTGCACGCTCGGGCGCCGAGCAGGACGTGATGCTGGGCTACAGCGACAGCAACAAGGACGGCGGTATCTTCACCAGCAACTGGGAGCTCTATCGCGCAGGCACTGCACTCGTCGCGCTGTTCGACGAGCTCAACAAGAAGGCCGGGACGTCCATTCGCCTGCGCATGTTCCATGGCCGCGGCGGCACGGTGGGGCGCGGCGGCGGTCCGAGCTACCAAGCCATCCTGGCACAGCCACCCGGCACGGTGCGCGGCCAGATCCGCCTGACCGAACAAGGCGAGGTCATCGGCTCCAAGTACGCGAACCGCGAGATCGGGCGGCGCAATCTTGAGACGCTGGTTGCCGCCACGCTCGAGGCCACGCTGCTGCCGTCGGCCAAAGCGGCGCCGCCTGCCTTCCTCGCCGCGGCCGACGAGCTCTCGGCCGCCAGCATGGCGGCGTACCGCGCGCTGGTCTACGAGACACCCGGCTTCGGCGACTACTTCTTCAGCGCCACGCCGATCCGCGAAATTGCCGAGCTGAATATCGGTTCGCGGCCGGCCTCGCGCAATCCGAGCCGCCGAATCGAGGACCTGCGCGCCGTACCCTGGAGCTTCAGCTGGGGGCAGTGCCGGCTCACGCTGCCTGGCTGGTACGGCTTCGGCTCCGCGATCGAACGCTTCCTGGCTGCTGCGGGCAGCGCAACGGCCCGCAAGGAGCGGCAGGCACTGCTGCAGCGCATGGTTGCGCAGTGGCCCTTCTTCAGCACCTTGCTTTCGAACATGGACATGGTGCTGGCCAAGAGCGACCTCGCCCTGGCCACGCGCTACGCCGAACTGGTGGAGGACCGCAAGTTGCGCCAGAAGGTGTTCTCGATGATCGAGGCCGAATGGCACCGCACCTCCGACGCCCTGGCGCTGATCACCGGCGCGAAGCAGCGGCTGGAAGGCAACATCGAGATGCAGCGTTCGATCCGCCACCGGTTTCCCTATATCGATCCGCTGCACCACCTCCAGGTGGAACTGATGCGCAGGTGGCGCGCCGGCCAGCAGGACGACGAGCGCCTGCAGCGCGGCATCCACATGTCGATCAACGGCGTCGCGGCCGGCCTGCGCAACACGGGCTGA
- a CDS encoding LysR family transcriptional regulator, with product MDSLDLLKTFREVAAYGSFSRAATRLDMSKATVSKYVAELESRFGVRLLNRSTRSVSLTDAGALLLERSKPVMEMVELTQAELQEHASQPRGRLRISAPHGMGQGDLPKLLAQFMGYYPEVSLSLHLSNRQVDMAEEAIDLALRVGPIEDDNLIVRKLTLLKLVVCASPQYWKKRGTPAHPAELAQHDALTHSRLGVHPQWRFEVDGQAQDVPVKSRMDASEAGPLIEAALMGFGVLYLPALLVQTYVDRGELVAVLQDCVRNDMWLSAAYLQRRHNSAALRALLDFLQTRFEQNFASGKRRTS from the coding sequence ATGGACAGCCTAGACCTCCTCAAGACCTTCCGCGAAGTCGCCGCCTACGGCAGCTTCTCCCGTGCGGCCACCCGCCTCGACATGTCCAAGGCCACCGTGAGCAAGTACGTGGCGGAGCTCGAAAGTCGCTTCGGCGTGCGCCTGCTCAATCGCTCGACGCGTTCGGTCAGCCTCACGGACGCCGGCGCGCTGCTGCTCGAGCGCAGCAAGCCGGTCATGGAAATGGTGGAGCTCACCCAGGCCGAACTGCAGGAGCATGCAAGCCAGCCGCGGGGCCGGCTTCGCATCTCGGCGCCCCACGGCATGGGACAAGGCGACCTGCCCAAGCTCCTGGCCCAGTTCATGGGCTACTACCCCGAGGTCAGCCTCAGTCTGCACCTGAGCAACCGCCAGGTCGACATGGCCGAGGAAGCGATCGACCTGGCGCTGCGTGTCGGACCCATCGAGGACGACAATCTCATCGTTCGCAAGCTGACGCTGCTGAAGCTGGTGGTGTGCGCATCGCCCCAATACTGGAAAAAGCGCGGCACGCCGGCGCATCCGGCCGAGCTGGCGCAGCACGATGCGCTGACGCACTCCCGCCTCGGCGTCCATCCGCAGTGGCGCTTCGAGGTCGACGGCCAAGCGCAGGATGTGCCGGTCAAGAGCCGCATGGACGCTTCCGAAGCCGGGCCGCTGATCGAGGCGGCATTGATGGGCTTCGGCGTTCTCTACCTGCCGGCTTTGCTGGTCCAGACTTACGTGGACCGCGGCGAGCTGGTCGCGGTGCTGCAGGACTGCGTGCGCAACGACATGTGGCTGTCGGCCGCCTACCTGCAGCGGCGCCACAACAGTGCTGCCCTGCGCGCGCTACTGGATTTCCTGCAGACCCGCTTCGAGCAAAACTTCGCCTCCGGCAAGCGCCGGACCTCTTGA
- the dinB gene encoding DNA polymerase IV produces MDAFYASVELLRYPQLKGLPVVIGGGRRKVDEALRELPQGSTLADIPVEAFPLLRDYVGRGVITTATYPARPFGVGSAMGLMKAAKLCPQAIILPVDFDEYRRYSRMFKKVITEIAPLMEDRGVDEVYIDFTQVPGGQREGGRVLARLIQRSIFDATGLTCSIGVAPNKLLAKMASEFDKPNGVSVVYDHDLETRIWPLPCRKVNGIGPKADEKLQRLGIRTVGELAARERNWLIENFGKATGAWMHEMAWGRDERPVVTESEPVSMSRETTFERDLHAVRDRAELGAIFTHLCGKVAEDLQRKGYVGKTIGIKLRYDDFKTATRDQTIEQFTSDAKTIRQAAGRCLKRVPLERPLRLLGVRVGALVKAGSVEATRTPVQGGSASQSRAAALPITASLF; encoded by the coding sequence ATGGATGCGTTCTATGCCTCGGTGGAACTGCTGCGCTATCCGCAACTCAAGGGGCTCCCCGTCGTGATCGGAGGCGGCCGGCGCAAGGTGGATGAAGCCCTCCGTGAGTTGCCGCAAGGCAGCACCCTGGCCGACATCCCGGTCGAGGCCTTCCCGCTGCTCAGGGACTATGTGGGGCGCGGCGTGATCACGACCGCGACCTATCCCGCGCGGCCTTTCGGTGTCGGCTCCGCGATGGGGCTGATGAAGGCTGCGAAGCTGTGTCCGCAGGCCATCATCCTGCCGGTCGATTTCGACGAGTACCGCCGCTACTCGCGCATGTTCAAGAAGGTGATCACCGAGATTGCGCCGCTGATGGAAGACCGCGGAGTGGACGAGGTCTACATCGACTTCACCCAGGTGCCTGGCGGCCAGCGGGAGGGCGGGCGCGTATTGGCCCGCCTGATCCAGCGCTCGATCTTCGATGCCACCGGGCTCACCTGTTCGATCGGCGTTGCGCCGAACAAGCTGCTGGCGAAGATGGCGAGCGAGTTCGACAAGCCGAACGGTGTCTCGGTGGTCTACGACCACGACCTGGAGACGCGCATCTGGCCTCTACCCTGCCGGAAGGTCAATGGCATCGGGCCCAAGGCCGACGAGAAACTTCAGCGCTTGGGCATCCGCACCGTGGGCGAGCTCGCGGCCCGGGAACGCAACTGGCTGATCGAAAATTTCGGCAAGGCCACCGGCGCCTGGATGCATGAGATGGCCTGGGGGCGCGACGAGCGGCCGGTGGTGACCGAAAGCGAACCGGTCTCGATGAGTCGCGAAACCACCTTCGAGCGTGACCTGCACGCAGTGCGCGACCGGGCCGAGCTCGGCGCCATCTTCACGCATCTCTGCGGGAAGGTGGCAGAAGATCTGCAACGCAAGGGCTACGTGGGCAAAACGATCGGGATCAAGCTGCGCTACGACGACTTCAAGACCGCGACGCGCGACCAGACCATCGAGCAGTTCACCTCGGACGCGAAAACAATCCGGCAAGCGGCCGGACGCTGCCTCAAGCGCGTACCGCTGGAGCGGCCGCTGCGCTTGCTGGGCGTGCGCGTCGGGGCACTGGTGAAGGCGGGCAGCGTGGAGGCAACGCGCACGCCGGTGCAAGGTGGATCGGCATCGCAATCGCGTGCCGCTGCGCTCCCGATCACCGCTTCGCTTTTCTAG
- a CDS encoding putative glycolipid-binding domain-containing protein has protein sequence MQIVATMFWRRLDLPGHDACRLEKHGDGWQLDGAAVFRGENGQPARLDYRVHCDKAWHAKWARVRGWAGSLPVDFAIARAGNGEWSLNDQVVSGLAHCTDLDLGFTPATNLLPLRRLNLRVSESAEAPAAWLDLQDEGLSALAQHYERRSELEYWYQSPRFDYEGLLLTTPDGFVTHYPTLWQPGD, from the coding sequence ATGCAAATCGTAGCCACCATGTTCTGGCGCCGGCTCGACCTGCCCGGCCATGACGCCTGCCGCCTCGAGAAGCACGGCGACGGATGGCAGCTCGATGGCGCCGCGGTGTTTCGCGGCGAGAACGGCCAGCCCGCCCGTCTGGACTACCGCGTGCACTGTGACAAGGCCTGGCATGCGAAGTGGGCGCGCGTACGCGGTTGGGCCGGTAGCCTCCCGGTGGACTTCGCGATCGCGCGCGCCGGCAACGGCGAATGGTCGCTCAACGATCAGGTGGTGTCAGGCCTGGCCCACTGCACGGATCTGGATCTGGGCTTCACCCCTGCCACCAACCTGCTCCCATTGCGTCGCTTGAACCTTCGGGTCAGCGAGAGCGCCGAGGCCCCCGCCGCCTGGCTCGATCTTCAGGATGAAGGCCTGAGTGCGCTGGCGCAGCACTACGAACGCCGCAGCGAGCTCGAGTACTGGTACCAGTCTCCGCGCTTCGACTATGAGGGTCTGCTGCTGACAACGCCGGACGGCTTTGTCACGCACTATCCGACACTCTGGCAGCCGGGGGACTGA
- a CDS encoding DNA topoisomerase IB, protein MADAAISKPVPLTNGLVYVNAGMPGFTRVRRGQSFRYRDTEGRWLNDADELARIRQLAIPPAYTDVWICPLANGHLQATGMDARGRKQYRYHAEWRLLKDETKFERLEQFGRALPKIRARVARDLRAAAKERLPGRAAVLATLVRLLDITFLRVGNDEYANSNRSYGLTTLRNRHVDVRGTSLKLRFRGKSGVLHEAKVDDPRVTRVIRRCQQLPGQELFQFQGPDGEAHSVSSSDVNDYLREAAQDNFTAKDFRTWHGTVQALELTRLACSAEAGESTPTRVSAKEILGAVASQLGNTPAVCKKAYIHPAVLTLGTKLSSDSGAMTEIWKELASAPQSVGRLHSAEARLLAFLRQHRLAARRAEKAIYAAKQKKAQRL, encoded by the coding sequence ATGGCTGACGCTGCAATTTCCAAACCCGTGCCCCTCACCAACGGCCTCGTGTATGTGAATGCCGGCATGCCCGGCTTCACGCGTGTGCGGCGTGGCCAAAGCTTTCGCTATAGGGACACGGAGGGCCGCTGGTTGAATGACGCCGATGAGCTTGCCCGCATCAGGCAGCTGGCCATTCCCCCCGCCTACACGGACGTCTGGATCTGTCCATTGGCCAATGGGCACCTGCAGGCCACCGGAATGGATGCGCGCGGCCGCAAACAGTACCGCTACCACGCCGAATGGCGCCTGCTGAAGGACGAGACCAAGTTCGAGCGCCTGGAACAATTCGGCCGCGCGTTGCCGAAGATTCGTGCACGGGTGGCGCGCGACCTTCGAGCAGCTGCCAAGGAACGCCTGCCCGGCCGTGCGGCCGTGCTGGCGACGTTGGTTCGCTTGCTCGACATCACCTTCCTTCGAGTGGGCAATGACGAATACGCCAACAGCAACCGCTCCTACGGCCTCACGACCTTGCGCAACCGGCACGTGGATGTTCGCGGCACCTCGCTGAAGCTGCGCTTTCGCGGAAAGAGTGGCGTGCTGCATGAAGCGAAAGTCGATGATCCACGAGTCACGCGCGTGATTCGGAGGTGCCAGCAGTTGCCGGGTCAGGAGCTGTTCCAGTTTCAGGGGCCTGATGGCGAAGCGCATAGTGTCTCGTCCTCTGACGTCAATGACTACTTGCGAGAGGCGGCGCAGGACAATTTCACCGCAAAGGATTTCCGAACCTGGCATGGAACAGTGCAGGCACTGGAACTGACACGCCTTGCGTGCAGCGCCGAAGCGGGCGAATCGACCCCCACGCGCGTCAGCGCCAAGGAGATTCTGGGCGCAGTGGCCTCGCAGCTCGGCAATACGCCAGCAGTCTGCAAGAAGGCCTATATCCATCCTGCCGTGCTGACGCTGGGAACGAAACTGTCCTCAGACTCGGGGGCAATGACCGAGATCTGGAAGGAGCTCGCAAGCGCTCCTCAAAGTGTGGGGCGGCTTCACTCTGCAGAGGCGCGACTGCTTGCTTTCCTCCGGCAGCATCGCCTGGCGGCTCGGCGCGCCGAGAAGGCGATTTACGCGGCGAAGCAAAAAAAGGCTCAGCGCTTGTGA
- a CDS encoding branched-chain amino acid ABC transporter permease, with amino-acid sequence MNRFSPWASWSTPAIWLLLGLAPLALGEWAQSQLAQFMTYGIFALGLGFLWGHAGVLSFGQAIFFGLGAYSMGLTSLGMVPGIAPSTFNGLLLAFATSGLAAAIFGSMLFYGRGLAGAYFGIVTLCAAVIVETATGRWDFVGGNNGLFGIAPLELPPLLAERIPDSTAQYLLAFGVALGVYALLRWLSRTPFGTVLAAIRDNDRRAAFLGFDVAMHKNIAFVLAAMVSALAGAMFAKFFGFVSPTLIGFSLSTEVLIWVAVGGRGVLMGAFLGAILVRSVESALSERFGNFWLLLLGGVFVVVVVFFPIGVFGRVLALAPPLRLRMGARSTGPGEHLDGAAHQAGLLIHKR; translated from the coding sequence ATGAACCGCTTCTCTCCTTGGGCATCCTGGTCGACGCCGGCCATCTGGCTGCTGCTGGGCCTCGCGCCGCTCGCGCTCGGCGAATGGGCCCAGTCGCAGCTTGCCCAGTTCATGACCTACGGCATCTTCGCGCTGGGCCTTGGTTTCCTGTGGGGCCATGCGGGCGTGCTGTCTTTCGGGCAGGCCATCTTCTTCGGCCTCGGCGCCTACTCGATGGGACTGACCTCGCTCGGCATGGTGCCGGGTATCGCGCCGAGCACCTTCAACGGCCTGCTGCTTGCCTTCGCGACGAGCGGGCTGGCGGCGGCGATCTTCGGATCGATGCTCTTCTACGGCCGCGGCCTCGCCGGCGCCTACTTCGGGATCGTCACGCTTTGCGCGGCGGTCATCGTCGAGACTGCCACCGGGCGTTGGGACTTTGTCGGTGGCAACAATGGCCTCTTCGGCATCGCGCCGCTCGAACTGCCGCCTCTCCTGGCCGAACGCATTCCCGATTCGACGGCGCAATACCTGCTGGCCTTCGGGGTCGCGCTGGGCGTGTATGCGCTGCTGCGCTGGCTTTCCCGCACGCCCTTCGGTACGGTGCTGGCGGCGATTCGGGACAACGACCGGCGCGCTGCCTTCCTCGGCTTCGACGTGGCGATGCACAAGAACATCGCCTTCGTGCTGGCGGCCATGGTGTCGGCGCTGGCCGGCGCGATGTTTGCCAAGTTCTTCGGCTTCGTCTCGCCCACGCTGATTGGCTTCTCGCTATCGACCGAGGTGCTGATCTGGGTGGCGGTAGGGGGCCGCGGGGTGCTGATGGGCGCGTTCCTCGGGGCGATCCTGGTGCGCAGCGTCGAATCAGCCCTTTCCGAGCGCTTCGGCAACTTCTGGCTGCTGCTCCTGGGCGGCGTTTTCGTGGTGGTGGTGGTGTTCTTCCCGATCGGCGTCTTTGGACGGGTGCTTGCGCTCGCGCCTCCGCTGCGGCTGCGCATGGGAGCCCGTTCGACGGGTCCGGGCGAACACTTGGATGGCGCGGCGCATCAGGCCGGTCTCTTGATTCACAAGCGCTGA